In Anopheles bellator chromosome 2, idAnoBellAS_SP24_06.2, whole genome shotgun sequence, the genomic stretch AGCTGGAATAGTGTTTGGAACGTGTCTTTAACACTCGTGAGTGGCCGGTCGGAGAGCGACAGGCCGGTGGTAGCGTGTAAACAAGAACAGTGTTGGTCAAAAGTGCAGAAAAATGTcattgaaaagaaatggagCACAAGTTAGATGATTGGAAACGGTAGACCTGATATAACCAAAGTCTAGAGCTTGTTTTCTAAACCGCACAGTCCCCAATActtactgttgctgttgttgatcaAACAACATTCTGTTtcggaaataaatttaaaaagaatcTTATTGTAACCATTCAttttgcaaatatttattagatttggaataaaacaaatcggTTAATTTGGACATACACTGTacgaatggaggcgccacACTCCGGCTTCGGCTGTCGTTCGGCAGCGTTCGACTtcgtaccaggcgcctccatcgggcaCGAGTGGCCACACGAACGGAATCGTTCGGATTTGAAGCTTCCTGCCGTTCTTCAAACCGTTCGTTCAGCAGTCCCTCTGCCAACCACAGTCGTAATGAACTATTTTACACAAAGCCCTTCGTTGGGCTTTGCCGCAAATTATGCTGCACGATCGACAGAGTACTTGATCGTTGACGGACGCACCTCGAAAATGGCATACAATGGGGCGGTATTTTGGCCACAACTTTCCGTTCCATTGATGGGGCACCGATGGCACCGATCGAATCGCACTGCCGACGgcgttcaagcaaaacaaatcaaaaagtCAAGATTGTGGAGCGGGAGAAAAAGTTTGTTGCTTCCGGCCCCCAAAACTTGCTCCCCCCACATTTAACTTCACGCGCGCTTATTGCTTATTTGATTGTGCTCCGGCCCGTGGCTCCGTATCTGCGATTGCCTACGTCCTCTTTAAACTCGTATCTTAGATGGTGCTACGCTTCGGAGTCGGATCCGCGCCAAGATGACGCTGATTTGATGCCAAAAGCAATCGTTTATCAGATTACTCCCAGTGCCAACGGCACAAACCGCCAGCGCACGGGACGGTTGTCAGTGCGTCCGGCAGCAGGACAACCAACCGGTGGCTTCGCGGGCGTCGTCTGCATCTGACAGTTTGGAAATGTTTGTGGTAATGtctttttgtgctttttttcttccagcGTGAGGTGAGGCACCTGGCAGGGGAGCTCAATCTTCGGAATGCATTTCCGTTACTTTCTGGTGCTTTCATATACATGGCTAGCCAACAGCACGAAGTTCTGCTGGCCACTGCTATGAAATAGTATATCTAAAATCAATTAACGCCCTGAACTATGAAATATTATAAAATGTCCCGGACACTACCCGAAACTCTTTACTTGCCAATGAAATGAATATCCTCATCATCGATATGATctggaaaaataatgtttcataGCTCTGCCTATAAAACGGCGGCGCGCAGCATTACTGTCCTCGTGAGAGCCTGGCCGCGGCGACGAACAGGATAACTGTCGTTAATCAGAATTGATGGTAGCGGCAGGGGTGCTGTAATATTTACGCCATTGCTCTCCACGTCCGACGGTAGCACCCGGCGCAGTCAGAACAGTGGCACGTGCACAGAGAGCACACAAATAAATTACCTCACCCATCGCACTTGTTGCCGCCATCAACCTCCGGTCAACTACACGGTTGTAGCTAGTCGAACGGGAAAGAATACCCATTAACGGGATCATTTTTGGTGCCTTTAACCCCCACTACGTTACATCGTTAGAACGATGAGGCACAAGACGTGGTGTTTCGGTGTCGACCAAAGGTGGGACCTTAAACCCAACGATCTCCCAGGTTTGTGGTTAGTAAAGGGTGGAACGTTAATTGTGTACAGAACACTCGAGTTATGAAAGCCTGTTGTCGACGAGCAGCTCCAAACATTCCGACGTGGCGACAATAGGATGAgcaaccaccggcaccacacGGTCATTAATGTACAGGGCAAAGTGCATCGAACATTTCTTCCGATGGCACACTCAGGACTCCAGGAGCAAGGGAGCAGCCCTTAACAGGCGTGTGGTTACACATTGGCTCCGTGCAGCCATCCGAAAGGGCTTCTCGAGTGTTGTTCTCTTAGTGGTATGCAAATACCGCACAAAACACGATGCTGCGTTGGCCGCTGGTACGCAAGAATTTAAGGGCAGCACGGCTCATCATGGGCCGGGGCGCAGTAAACGAGAAGCAAACAGCGTGTCCGAAATTTCGAGCCACTCCCAACAACAAACTTAAGCTTCTGTTGCCACTCGCCAATACTTGGCAGAGCTGAAGAGGACACAAAACTCAAGACACTGTGGCATCGGTTATTTGCGAAGCCAAGTGCAACCGAAGGGCTCTCATTTATATTGTATTGTCCATTTCGCAAGTTCTGCCAAGTTAACCCCTTTTAAATATGGATAggaaagttaattaaatttcttttaattCCTTGCCTGCGGTTCACAATATTTTCAtcgaaacagcaaaaaagaCCAACATTACACAAACAAACGTGCACAGAATTGCGTTTCCTGGAACAACGGAACTTACGCTTGAGCTGGCGTTTTGAATGAAATTCCTTTTCGACTTCATTGGCGAATGAGTTTCGGGTGGATTCCCGAAACGGGCCCCCCAGAGCATAGGTTTTCGAACCGAAATTCgccacccaaaaacccacCAATACTCGGAATTGCGGCCGCTTTTGTATGCGCTAAAAATGGATCCTACTTGAGCTCCCCTGACCGAGAGGGCCCCGACGTCCCAGAGCCTTTCCTAAGGCAAAGGATCACGGAGCGGccaaaatgttaaaaatggTATGCACTACCTCCGAACTCCGGCACAAGAAGGCCTTGACCGAGACGGACCGAGTTTCCACGAATCCGGGCCGCCGTGCTGACGAGTTCAGTAAGCCGAAGACCGCAAATTCGTCGCGCTAAGTGCTGTCCCAATAGCTTCCCGTCTATGCCTCCGGTGTTCGActtcttgtttttttcatcgatggcTTCCTGTTGCTGGGTCGGTGAAGAAATCACTTCGATAAAGGCGAATGAATCACAAAATCCCTGGTCTAGCCCTATCTTATCGCGCCCTGCGTTTCGGGCGGGTCCGGCCGCTCGATAAGATCTAACCGGCTCCACATGCGGACTCACATTCATCTTGCGGACTGTGCGCATCGTGACACTCCGGAGTCGGCAGTCAGGTCGGTAATGTCTCCACCGGTCAACTGAAAGTAACGGGTTTGGACGAGAGTGATTAGAGGGAGCACCTTACCGCGGACGTTTGGCAGCTCCGAGAGGAGCAGGACACGGATCAGGAGGCCACGGTGGATTCGAACCCGGTCGCTAGCCTTCGATTGCATAATGGGGTGCTGTAGTTCCTGTAAGTACAGAGTTGatcgaaaaatcaaaaactcaTGAGTCACGGCGCGATACAGTGGTCAGTGTGCTGTTTGTTGGTGTGTAAAATCAGAGCAAGTCGAAGAGTATTAACAAAATTATTAAGACCAAAAATTCCGTGTGCGAAACCGTATTCAAGTGAGCGAAAGCAGTTAAAAAAACGACCAAATAATCCCCAATTAGCCAACAATGTTTCGTGCCGGTGTGAGTCATGCTTGGGCCCAAACGTGAAATTAATCCGCGTCGGGGCGGCCCCGTTGTGACTTTAGTTTTACATCGCTGGCTTCATTGggcggaaatgaaaattacaGCATCAATTTCAGGGCCGGTATTGATAGGCGCAGCTTTCGAGCATGTAAAACGAAGCCCCCGCGTTTCGATAGCGATAAATAATGATTGGCCCATAGCCTTTATTCGGTGGCGGCAGTTGGGTGTGGGCATTAAAATATGAATCCTGGTGCCGCGTACAACGCACGGTTTATGGACCAGATTTTACTGTGGTCATCCGGGTGTCCAAGGTGATTAATCGCATTAATTTATCGTGCAGAAACGAAAGGTACGATAATGATTAATCATGCCAGCGTTGAGCTCGATTTTCAAAAGCAACTCCCGAGTTTAACACAATTTTATTGGCGTTTTACATTCAGCATCATGGTGATTAATTCGGTGGCTCAATGCTTCAGTAGATTCGCCGTTACGATTAATGGACACTTAGTTtatttgaacgaaaaaaaaaaacgaactccGCTATCAGCTGGATGCGATTGAGAACTTCAGCATAATGACTACGATTGGCCCACTTACCATTGAAAAGAGTTAAAAATTGGGTTTAGCAGGGGAGTGATTCCGTACGGTCCAATAATGGTCATTGCATCACACACGCTATCAGCCAAGGCTACCAGCGAAGCCTTATCGGGCGcattctttcccttttttttacCAAGAAACGTATCGGCTAGTGTTCCACCGGTTGATTATCGGCACATTGCCCAACAGACTATCTTTGACGCAATCAATCCGGTTTACACGCCAAGGATACCCAATGCAGATAAACaaagttttccacaacaaaTCTGTGCCAACCGGACGAGATTACGATATCATGTCACGCCCGGGTCCTTCAAATGGAGCATTACTTTCCCAAAACCATACCGAAAACCATCTTGTGGCGGGTAACTAAAATAATTCAACCGATTACCATCGTAAGAACTCTTGTCTCCCATTCGACGGGATTAACTGATGCTGTGTCAATGTTGTTGAAAGTGATTAACCGTCGGCGACGAGTAAGGGCAACTCACCAAAAAAGGTCCTATCCTCAGAAAGGACGGGAAAAGTAAAAGATTGGCTCCTTCAACAAGCTCCAAGCAGCGTACccttcaaacaaaaaaccacggACGCCGGGCCGGTTTTTGGGACCATTAAAATAAAGATTATAAACGCGGGATTGTCTAACCCTGGCGAGGCCACTTCATTTCGCCTGCTTTCGTCGGGTGCTTCATCTGCTTTTAATCTTTCACACACTGGCGCACTACCCCGTGACCACCGTTTTAATCATAttaatgcattttttgtgttctctTTCACCGCTGGCAGCTGATTCGCAGGATATTACGCCCGTGCCGGACCGGCCGATGCCGGCGGACGAATTCCCGCCGGCGACCGCATACGGTGGCAGTGAGCTTCCGACGGTACCGGAAAGCACCCACGAAAACGGATGACGAATGCAATAACGCCACGATGACGGATCGGGTTCCGGATCACAAACATGCGCCATTGTTTGTCCGCGGAAGGATGCAGCATGCAAATAGtttaagtgttttgtttatgtgCCATTTCATTCATGTTTGCTAAGTTTgggtgcaaaaataaaattagtgCCGCGTGAAAGAGTAATCCGTTTTTTAATAACGACGCGTGAGTTATCGAGAAAAATatattcttttgttttttcgcagCCTCAGGATCCAGCCTTGAAGTGGTACCGGAAATAGCTATCCCATTATGTATGTTTGTATTCGAGGAAGCATGGCCGAGTCATGAATattttaacatttattttaaagcttAAAGGATTAGAAGAAAATCCAAAGTGATCGTTTTGATAGTTTACCGTGAACTTCTATAAAAGTCTTACCTGAATAATTCCAAGCAACTTAACACTTATACGTATTTCGGATTGATATCGATAACATGGTATGgcaattttgattgattaaacaAATACAAGAAACTCTGTATCATCAGGACCTTCTGACCAACGGAATAGCATCTTCACCCTCTAAAGTGCATTGTTTCTGAGTACACCAGGCGGAAGAAATCGCTATACGCATTTATTTTCCTTATTTTACAATGTTTCCACAATGGATTGATCACTTGCTACGTTTCTCTGCCCACCGTTGGGCCTTTCTGCGGTCTTCCTCTGCATTGAACGTTTTAATAAACTCACCGTACTGCTCGGTAGCCCCATTCGCTTGCTTTCCCCGGACACGCATCAACCTTTTCGGATCGCTCAGAAGTAGGTCCTTTTTCATTGGCTCAATGATCGCACCCTGCCGGGTGACAACACGCGGTTCGATCATGGCCACGTGCGCCGACTCCGGAATGAACGAGCGACCGATGGGGGCCCTCAGAGACGCCTCGAAATCCTTCACCGTCACGTACGGGAACGGAAGATCATTGATCAGATGCTTCTTCAGCTTGTCGTTCACGAGCGCGTCCTCGTTGATGATGACCTGATCCTTGTTGTCGTCACGGCGCGGCAACTCCGCCGGGGGTTTGAAAATTTTGCGCACCTTCCGTGGTTTCCGGCTCGGTTTGacacccggtccggcccaTTCACCCCAACCCGGCATCGATAGGTTCACTTCCTGGGGAATATTTTTGTCTCGCTCGTCCTGCTTCTCCTTCACGAAGTCCGCCACAATGTCGTCGTCTTCGAACGCTTCGGCAATCGTTAGGCGCTGATGTCCAACCGCCTCGTCATCGggatcatcgtcaccgtcggacAGTTCACCGGTGGCTACCGCGTCCGGAAGGGCCGTCAGCAGATGTTTCGGTTTCATCTGAACCACTTGCTTCAGGTTAATGTCGGCAGATGGTGTGGGCGCACCCGAAACCGTTTGTCCTCCGGTGACGTTAGTGGGCGATGTGGTTTTTGATTCCTTTGCTGTCATGTCGGTCGTCTCGTGCAGTTCAATGTCTGCATCGGCCAAGCGTGGTTTTTTCTTGAAACTCAATCCAGTGTCTTCGCCCATCTTGTTCCGATTCGGGTCTTTTTtaactttctttttcttcgaagtatcttttgcttgttgcgaGGAGTTTACGCCCTTGATACGTTGCAGCTTGCCTTCGAGTGCATCTTTTATCAGCTCCTCCGCTTCATCGAAAAGAGTCTCTACGCTGGCGACAAcattgttcgatttttttttcgttttcggaacAACTTTTGGATCGTCCGGATCCTGCTCTTCGGAAACGGAGTCTTCTTCTTTAGTTGACGATACCATCCAACCTCCGGTTGCtagtttcttcttctttccaCGGCTTTTTACGAGCTTTTTCTTAAACTGTTTGATTTCAGCGTCGTCCTCGCCACTGTCTCCATCGACTTCTTTTTCCTGTGAAGATCGTTTCTCTTCTTCGCCCGCTGCCATGCTGGTCTTGATGGCTTGAACACGATTGCGTTGCTCCCAGTACTTACGGTAGCCACTGGTGTGCGTCTGCTGATTAGCCGCCTTTTCATGTTCGCCTCTGACTGGCGTCCACGGGTTGGCACTACCTGAGTTCTGCTCCTGTTCCACCACTTCCAACTCCACATCTGACTCTGAGCTGCTCTCATCCCGTTGCATCCGTTTGGCCGTCAACTCACGGCCGATTGCCAGCTGATCAGCCAACTCTCGTCGCACGTCCATATTGTATTTTGCACGCACCTGCAAGTTCTTCGCCCAAGTGCCAGTGTTTTTGTGGCGCAACGTGGCCCGCTCCTGGAATCGCTGCTTCTCAATCCGATCAAGCTGCCGAAGCGCTTCCTCCGGATCTTTCTCGCGAAGTTCTTCAAACTTTTTCATCTCCATGCGGAGTTTGTCTTTCTTCAGCAGCCGATGGTACTTTTTGCTCTTGATCTTATTCATGCGCCGCCCCCTAGCGATACGGTACGATTCGCGGAGTTTCTGCTGCGCCCGTTCCCGCTGCTTCTGTCGCATTTCCTCCAACGTCAGCTGATAATTGGgactttcttcttcggcgcCCGAATCGCCATTTTCCGCCTCGGTGCCGGCATACTTGCGATCCAGCTCTTCCATCGCTTCCATCAGCTTTGTTTTGACCCGATACTCGGACACCTTCTTCGGTGGCTCGTTGTGCACGCTCAGGCTGCCATACTGGAGCGGGAAAACGGTTTGCGGTGCAAAATCTGTCACCGTCACGACCGGTTCCCATTCCGCTAGCTCCTGCTTCACCCGGAAGAATCCCGCTTGCCGTTCGAGCTTATCGGCGACCGGTTTTTCAAGCGGTTTATCCAACGTCTTTGCGCTTTTTAGCTTATTCAGCTGCTTCAACAAATCCGGCTGCTTGTTTTTCTTGGAGATTAGCTTCTTCAAATCGGCCAAACGCACGTTACCCTCcttgtttttggccaaattAAACTCCGAACGGGTGaggctcggttcggtgcgtgTTACACCGCGTATGAAGTGCGagccggtggtgctgttgatgttATCGATGAGGTTGGCATGAGCAGTTGGATTAAAATCGTCATCTTCGCCAACGTCCTCGGTTACAGCGCGGTTCACTTCCGTTGTTGCTGGCATTTTGATCACGCCTTTTTATTAAATGGTTAGCAAGAATCTAAATTCACGCAAAGCACGGGCACAACAGGCAAACAGCCAACCGCATGGTAAGCAAGAATACACCACTTTGTTTACTTCGTCGCGAGTTTTGACAGTTCCTTGACAACCGGTTCAAAACAGCAACATTGCCCAAGTGGTGAAAAGAATCATCGAACCGGTTCGTGAGGCAATGTGGGAAACTTCGGATTAATTATGCCCAAAATTGATGAGTTtgtgtttaaaataataatcttTCTCTTGTTCCGCCGgccgaaaacaacgaaaatcaTTCTCGAAAATTGAACCCAAACATGAATTGAAATATCTGATTTCTATTTTgcgttttcggtggctttATTCTCGTACTTTCTTGCTAAAAATGGCCTCGTGTTTTTAAGTGCAAAAAAGCAACGAACGGACATGAAAATGGAGTTCatggttttctttctgttcAATAATAACCGCCGTAATTTCCGTAACCGAATTGGGCCGCCTGTTGCTGCGCTtgcatctgctgctggccaccattCATGTTTCCAGCAAACGGCTGTTGCCCTTGGTACATAAACTGCTGTCCGAAAGGTTGCATCGGAGTCTGGGACATCTGCTGGTGCTGACCAAAGGCACCAGccatttgctgctgttgcatcATCGCCTGCATGTTGGGCTGTTGTTGGTAGAACGGTCCCACCGCAGAGGCATTCGGTCCCTTCCCGTTTGTACCGAAAGTGTTGATCGCTGGAATGCTCACTCCTTTTGCCGCTGGTATTCCACCGTCCGAACCCTGTGCTCCATTACCACCCAGCGACCCGATGGTTAATATTGGGTTCGAGTAATCGCTATTTCCAGCTGAGCCTGCCGTCCCTTTATTGGAGGCATCTGAGAAAGATTTCTGTAGTGATTCCATCAAATTCGCAACCAAGTTGTTGGTATCGGCGAGCGAAGAAACCGGTGCATTTGAACCACTGGAAGCAACGTCCGGTACGTTCAGGCGCTGCGACTGGTTAGAACTAGCGTCATGTGCCTCACTCACATCCCTGGCTGGTAGTGACGACACGTTCTTCGAGGCCGCACGTAAAATATCATCATAACTGTAATCTTCATCATCCTCGGAATCATCCATGAACTGCTTGTCCTGTTTAGCCTGTTTGGCCTGTTTGTCCAATTGCAGGTTCGTTTGCTTTAGAGTGGCACTCGGTGGAAGCTTTTGTGACACATTTCGGTGATTTGACGGAGACTGCCGATTCGGTGCGTTTTGTCGGTAGGAATCGAAATCGAGATCATCATCCGGATCTTGATAGCTGTTCCGTTCGTCATCCGacgtccggccggccacaccaGAATTGTCCAACGAGTCGAAGTCGACGTAGTGGCGCAAACGCTCTACACGCTCTGGTTCCGAACGCTCGAGCTTCCGCAGATACGATATCAGATGCATTTGTTCTTCACCCACAAGgtctttaaaatttttaagaAGTGTTTgcaaatcggaatcggatatGTTCTCCAACATCGTCGATGATCTGATCTTGGCGATCGGTGCAGATGTTACTTTCTTGGCAACTTCCGGTACCCTTCGGCCAACTTTCATCGCCGATGGATCGACTCGCTTACGATCAAACATCGGACCCAGCCCTATCATCGCACCCGATTGTTCTCTGTGCATCATACCACCGTCGTCAGCACTATCACTACCAATTcttacaccaccaccactgccagTGCCGCCGCCCGCGGGTAGTGCGGTCAGATAGGTcttggtggtgatgatggtttttctttcacgtGACATTTCCACCATCGCAATGTAAACGTTGATAAGCTGCTCCAGCTCTTCGGTGGAAAAATCTGTCTTACCCTGAGCCACCAATGCCTTCGCCAGTTGCCCGGCGATGGCCGTCTTATCGAGTCCGCTACGCCCACGCTCGGAAGAGGCAGCGATGGATGCCGCACCACTCTCACTGGGCACCAGTGAATCACGCGACACTTCTTCCTccgccggtttcggtgccactGGCTCGCGCTTGGAAGCCTCATGCAGCAGGCTAGCGATATTCTGGATTGCCTTCTTGATCGCTGTCGTCTTGGGGAGATCGATCGTACCGGCCATCATGTGACCCTTTAGCTTTTCCTTCACCGTTTCCAGGAACATACTGTTGTCTTCGTTCAGCAGCAAATCGTCGGCCGAGTTTGCCTTAACCTTTTCGAGTGCCAATCCCTTCGACAGCAGATCGATCACCTTCGGTCCCAGGCTGCCAAGGTAGTCTTCTAACGCGGTCAGCAGACGAAAAACAGAAATGAAATTGATCGGTTCCGCATTTCTCGCATCAAAATCCGTGCGTACGAAGACCTTATTGTTGGGACCGTAATAGTTCTTAGCCCACTCGTCATAATCCACATGGTCCGGCACCGTTGGCGGCTCCGAACGCTTGCTTCCCACCTGCGGTGTTCCACGGTACATCCACTTGGGATCATCGTCGCTGATCGGACTGCGGGAGCGGCGCGAATGCGACGCAGCGCGCTTGTATGATGGTGGTTCCCATTCGGCATAGTATGATCCGGGAACGGCACGCTTTTTGCTACGAGCCGCCGACGCGTGCGGTTGTCCACCTTTGTAGTCCGCTTCGTCTTCCGAATCACTGACACGGTAGCTGGCTTTGGAGTCGTTCGTACGCGAGGCCTTCGCTACCGTCGCCCCGGCCGATGGCGGCACACGTAGAGTGTACTGTTCCCgcagttcgttcgttcgatctTCCTCCTCCGCCGTTAAGTTCAACTTTGTGCGCACTTCGAGCTTCTTGCGCTGCACCTCCTCATCGTGAAGATCCTTCATGCGCTTCGTCCAGTACTCGATCCATTCCGGTTTGAAGTTGTGTTTCTGCGGGTCCTTCTTTTCCGCCTGTAGCTCCTTGTACCGGCGGTtccaaaacattttccactccTCCGAGTACTTTGGATgtttttccgggtttttctcGTACTCCTTCATCTGCTTTGTCAACTGGGCTACGGCCAGGTCAACAGTACAGCGATACTTTTCCCACTTGTAGCGCTCGTGCGCCAACTGTTCCGCTTGTCGCGACAGTTCCGCTGGTGTTGGAGCCATCTTGCTGGGGGGCAATTTTGAATCTTTCACGGGCTGTCGGCGAAACCGTTGAGCACTATCGCCAGAACGATTCAAGGGGCTGCGCTTGCGCAACCGCTCGTGATCATTGTTTTGGTCGCCACTCGATGAAATACTCATCACCGAATTGGCGCTACTCAAGCTAGAAATTGAATCGAGACTACCGCGCTCGTTCCGGTTGCGATACCTTCGGTGACCgataccgccaccgccaccgccgccaccaccttcACCATCGACCGAAGCAGATGGGTTCTCCTGGGCGGCCGACTTCAAATCTTGCAGTACCTTCTTATCGATCAGCTCCACAAACTTCGGCCCAGTATGCTCGTCAA encodes the following:
- the LOC131208683 gene encoding uncharacterized protein CG7065-like, producing the protein MEDEMQEMKKQGESIARTKTEIDIENHVLQATVKLSDGSEGRVFSRSPRNKDFLFSYSCHICGVPCLVGERMLQIHMAGRRHQARLNVNVFDAEQYRASLVTKPKRKTTSPGTDGTSAADSADGALAEGENKPAAQLQGVLDGYRSGPLVGLEYIIEVKGNDLTYQCALCDIRGNNESGITTHIILPEHRIKFLEKHYPTVMKHLAPYRNRAGADAKESVFCRVVQTVCEAIEDHHGRMTPQAYEGDDFFRNRTKYIQAVKFGQHFDEHTGPKFVELIDKKVLQDLKSAAQENPSASVDGEGGGGGGGGGIGHRRYRNRNERGSLDSISSLSSANSVMSISSSGDQNNDHERLRKRSPLNRSGDSAQRFRRQPVKDSKLPPSKMAPTPAELSRQAEQLAHERYKWEKYRCTVDLAVAQLTKQMKEYEKNPEKHPKYSEEWKMFWNRRYKELQAEKKDPQKHNFKPEWIEYWTKRMKDLHDEEVQRKKLEVRTKLNLTAEEEDRTNELREQYTLRVPPSAGATVAKASRTNDSKASYRVSDSEDEADYKGGQPHASAARSKKRAVPGSYYAEWEPPSYKRAASHSRRSRSPISDDDPKWMYRGTPQVGSKRSEPPTVPDHVDYDEWAKNYYGPNNKVFVRTDFDARNAEPINFISVFRLLTALEDYLGSLGPKVIDLLSKGLALEKVKANSADDLLLNEDNSMFLETVKEKLKGHMMAGTIDLPKTTAIKKAIQNIASLLHEASKREPVAPKPAEEEVSRDSLVPSESGAASIAASSERGRSGLDKTAIAGQLAKALVAQGKTDFSTEELEQLINVYIAMVEMSRERKTIITTKTYLTALPAGGGTGSGGGVRIGSDSADDGGMMHREQSGAMIGLGPMFDRKRVDPSAMKVGRRVPEVAKKVTSAPIAKIRSSTMLENISDSDLQTLLKNFKDLVGEEQMHLISYLRKLERSEPERVERLRHYVDFDSLDNSGVAGRTSDDERNSYQDPDDDLDFDSYRQNAPNRQSPSNHRNVSQKLPPSATLKQTNLQLDKQAKQAKQDKQFMDDSEDDEDYSYDDILRAASKNVSSLPARDVSEAHDASSNQSQRLNVPDVASSGSNAPVSSLADTNNLVANLMESLQKSFSDASNKGTAGSAGNSDYSNPILTIGSLGGNGAQGSDGGIPAAKGVSIPAINTFGTNGKGPNASAVGPFYQQQPNMQAMMQQQQMAGAFGQHQQMSQTPMQPFGQQFMYQGQQPFAGNMNGGQQQMQAQQQAAQFGYGNYGGYY
- the LOC131207027 gene encoding U3 small nucleolar RNA-associated protein 14 homolog A; the encoded protein is MPATTEVNRAVTEDVGEDDDFNPTAHANLIDNINSTTGSHFIRGVTRTEPSLTRSEFNLAKNKEGNVRLADLKKLISKKNKQPDLLKQLNKLKSAKTLDKPLEKPVADKLERQAGFFRVKQELAEWEPVVTVTDFAPQTVFPLQYGSLSVHNEPPKKVSEYRVKTKLMEAMEELDRKYAGTEAENGDSGAEEESPNYQLTLEEMRQKQRERAQQKLRESYRIARGRRMNKIKSKKYHRLLKKDKLRMEMKKFEELREKDPEEALRQLDRIEKQRFQERATLRHKNTGTWAKNLQVRAKYNMDVRRELADQLAIGRELTAKRMQRDESSSESDVELEVVEQEQNSGSANPWTPVRGEHEKAANQQTHTSGYRKYWEQRNRVQAIKTSMAAGEEEKRSSQEKEVDGDSGEDDAEIKQFKKKLVKSRGKKKKLATGGWMVSSTKEEDSVSEEQDPDDPKVVPKTKKKSNNVVASVETLFDEAEELIKDALEGKLQRIKGVNSSQQAKDTSKKKKVKKDPNRNKMGEDTGLSFKKKPRLADADIELHETTDMTAKESKTTSPTNVTGGQTVSGAPTPSADINLKQVVQMKPKHLLTALPDAVATGELSDGDDDPDDEAVGHQRLTIAEAFEDDDIVADFVKEKQDERDKNIPQEVNLSMPGWGEWAGPGVKPSRKPRKVRKIFKPPAELPRRDDNKDQVIINEDALVNDKLKKHLINDLPFPYVTVKDFEASLRAPIGRSFIPESAHVAMIEPRVVTRQGAIIEPMKKDLLLSDPKRLMRVRGKQANGATEQYGEFIKTFNAEEDRRKAQRWAEKRSK